The following proteins come from a genomic window of Geminicoccaceae bacterium SCSIO 64248:
- a CDS encoding polysaccharide pyruvyl transferase family protein: MSARPRVALVSGFWGQNIGNAFFNIGGKWILEQIFGQGEVDFIQDQPGYWTFNNKLKGNPANNVVLLKYLDVDYIVLQGPCLSAYFEPLWNETLTELTRRGTKLILLGAAFFKYTPEEIAAAKVMIDRFKPVLISTRDSRSYEILKDWVPHTHDGIDSAFFVPKAYTPFKLTKPYITLNFDRFPEPTITLDGPAEGEGTAFEELGHRWRLEIPKTQDWFSHKGKAEAYFGHLIDRRKLPAELLGRMVVRPEHRMNPHLGWKIYSQPNALVADEPWTYFTIYAGTELTLADRVHACVMTLAYGNPAMLFTPSPRSALFERVGMTEIKQRPVRLDPGYLEEQRQNELAFLKDAVAATAG; encoded by the coding sequence ATGAGCGCACGCCCAAGGGTTGCCCTCGTCAGTGGTTTCTGGGGGCAGAATATCGGCAATGCGTTCTTCAATATCGGTGGAAAGTGGATTCTGGAGCAGATTTTCGGCCAGGGCGAAGTCGATTTCATCCAGGATCAGCCCGGCTATTGGACGTTCAATAACAAGCTCAAAGGCAATCCGGCCAACAATGTCGTTCTCCTGAAGTATCTCGACGTCGATTACATTGTCCTGCAAGGACCATGCCTCAGCGCCTATTTCGAACCGCTCTGGAACGAGACGCTGACCGAGCTGACCCGGCGCGGAACGAAGCTCATCCTCCTGGGCGCGGCCTTCTTCAAGTACACGCCCGAGGAGATCGCGGCGGCCAAGGTCATGATCGACCGCTTCAAGCCGGTCCTCATCTCGACCCGCGACTCGCGGAGCTACGAGATCCTGAAGGACTGGGTGCCGCACACTCATGACGGCATCGACAGCGCCTTCTTCGTGCCGAAGGCCTACACCCCGTTCAAGCTGACCAAGCCCTACATCACGCTCAACTTCGACCGCTTCCCGGAGCCGACCATCACCCTGGACGGTCCGGCCGAGGGCGAAGGCACGGCGTTCGAGGAGCTCGGCCATCGCTGGCGGCTCGAGATTCCGAAGACGCAGGACTGGTTCTCGCACAAGGGCAAGGCCGAGGCCTATTTCGGCCACCTGATTGACCGGCGCAAGCTCCCGGCGGAACTGCTCGGGCGCATGGTCGTCCGGCCCGAGCACCGCATGAACCCGCATCTCGGCTGGAAGATCTACAGCCAGCCGAACGCGCTGGTGGCGGACGAGCCTTGGACGTACTTCACGATCTATGCCGGCACGGAGCTCACGCTGGCCGACCGCGTGCATGCCTGCGTCATGACCCTGGCCTACGGCAACCCCGCCATGCTGTTCACGCCGTCGCCGCGCTCGGCCCTGTTCGAGCGGGTCGGCATGACCGAGATCAAGCAGAGGCCGGTCCGTCTCGACCCCGGCTATCTCGAGGAGCAGCGCCAGAACGAGCTCGCCTTCCTGAAGGACGCCGTCGCGGCGACGGCCGGCTAG
- a CDS encoding glycosyltransferase family 2 protein, with product MPTEKNARAGKVSVVIPCFNRSDLLCRAIGSVLGQTRPDVEILVVDDCSTEDLRAGLAPVWDERVRILRNDTNRGGGYSRRRGALEATGDYVAFLDSDDWWVPEKLERQLAVAATQPDDRFVLTAKHNLVVAERFRVLPRHVIAPDTKVSDFVYTQHGTLPTSSILLPAGLAKEITFDPDLRVSQETDFLIRLQKAGARVIQLDEPLSFFDANPRPDRVSYNPQNIERSKAWFDRVSGDWSVEARKAYYFADLAIRCANNGRRGEALRYFFKGVRPSYGVERIARVLARVLLAGPPPAPVLRLLFMLRAKSEAR from the coding sequence ATGCCGACGGAGAAGAACGCTCGGGCCGGCAAGGTCTCGGTGGTCATTCCGTGCTTCAACCGCAGCGACCTCCTGTGCCGGGCGATCGGCTCCGTGCTCGGGCAGACGCGCCCGGACGTCGAGATCCTGGTCGTCGACGACTGCTCGACCGAGGACCTGCGCGCCGGCCTCGCTCCGGTCTGGGACGAGCGCGTCCGAATCCTGCGCAACGACACCAATCGCGGCGGCGGCTACAGCCGTCGTCGCGGCGCGCTGGAAGCCACGGGCGACTACGTCGCCTTCCTCGACTCCGACGACTGGTGGGTGCCGGAGAAGCTGGAGCGCCAGCTTGCGGTCGCGGCGACCCAGCCGGACGACCGCTTCGTGCTGACCGCGAAGCACAACCTCGTCGTGGCTGAGCGCTTCCGCGTCCTGCCGCGGCACGTCATAGCGCCGGACACGAAGGTGTCCGATTTCGTCTACACGCAGCACGGCACGCTGCCGACCTCCTCGATCCTGCTGCCGGCCGGGCTCGCCAAGGAGATCACCTTCGATCCGGATCTCCGCGTCAGCCAGGAGACGGACTTCCTGATCCGCCTGCAGAAGGCCGGCGCGCGCGTCATTCAGCTGGACGAGCCGCTCAGCTTCTTCGACGCCAACCCGCGGCCGGACCGCGTGTCGTACAACCCGCAGAACATCGAGCGCTCGAAGGCCTGGTTCGACCGCGTGTCCGGCGACTGGTCGGTCGAGGCGCGCAAGGCCTACTACTTCGCCGACCTCGCGATCCGCTGCGCCAACAACGGCCGGCGCGGCGAAGCGCTGCGGTACTTCTTCAAGGGCGTGCGCCCGAGCTACGGCGTCGAGCGCATCGCGCGCGTGCTCGCGCGCGTCCTCTTGGCCGGGCCGCCGCCCGCGCCGGTGCTTCGGCTGCTCTTCATGCTGCGCGCCAAGTCGGAAGCCCGCTAG
- a CDS encoding glycosyltransferase family 4 protein yields the protein MQAYFVGVVPPPVTGMTSVTKAVLERLETGLPIRRHAVSRPGWASNRVWSVYKHVALLRQCVSAALRMGRGDVVYCAMNADIGLYGDWAIASAARLRGARLIVHHHSFSYITDPDARVARFLRIAGPNVVHVMLCHGMRRRFSERYGPVQAIIVGNDAWTKAAIPVADTPRGTLRTVGFLSNITREKGIDTALACFRALSAAGRDLNFVIAGPAASAEIKRELDAFVAEDPGRRRLAGPVYGAAKTSFFEEIDALVFPTRYRVEADPLVVHESVSRGVPVLATPRGCLPERIGVAEHIGPDDPSFADWAAQKLAAWHTDPDAYRQASAEVLRHISDRDREAERECQAFLDLFRPDALGAERLPLAAPKSPG from the coding sequence GTGCAGGCTTACTTCGTAGGGGTCGTCCCCCCACCGGTCACGGGCATGACCTCGGTCACCAAGGCCGTTCTCGAGCGGCTGGAGACGGGCTTGCCGATCAGGAGGCACGCGGTCAGCCGGCCGGGCTGGGCGTCGAACCGGGTCTGGTCGGTCTACAAGCACGTGGCCCTGCTCCGTCAATGCGTGAGCGCGGCGCTGCGGATGGGCAGGGGCGACGTCGTCTACTGCGCCATGAACGCGGATATCGGCCTGTATGGCGACTGGGCGATCGCATCGGCCGCGCGCCTGCGCGGCGCACGCCTGATCGTGCATCACCATTCCTTTTCCTACATCACCGACCCGGACGCCAGGGTCGCCCGTTTCCTCAGGATCGCCGGGCCCAACGTCGTCCACGTCATGCTGTGCCACGGCATGCGCCGGCGTTTCAGCGAACGCTACGGCCCGGTCCAGGCGATCATCGTCGGCAACGACGCGTGGACCAAGGCGGCGATCCCCGTCGCCGACACACCTCGCGGAACGCTGCGCACCGTCGGCTTTCTCAGCAACATCACCCGCGAGAAGGGCATCGACACCGCGCTGGCCTGCTTCCGTGCGCTGAGCGCGGCGGGCCGCGATCTGAACTTCGTCATCGCCGGCCCCGCCGCGAGCGCCGAGATCAAGCGCGAGCTGGACGCGTTCGTCGCCGAGGATCCCGGCCGGCGGCGCCTGGCCGGCCCGGTCTACGGCGCGGCGAAGACCTCCTTCTTCGAGGAGATCGACGCGCTGGTCTTCCCGACACGCTACCGGGTCGAAGCCGATCCCCTGGTCGTGCACGAATCCGTGTCGCGTGGCGTTCCCGTCTTGGCGACGCCGCGCGGCTGCCTGCCCGAGCGCATCGGCGTGGCCGAGCATATCGGGCCGGACGATCCCTCGTTCGCGGACTGGGCGGCGCAAAAGCTGGCGGCGTGGCACACCGATCCCGACGCCTATCGGCAGGCGTCGGCGGAGGTGCTGCGCCACATCAGCGACCGCGACAGGGAGGCCGAGCGCGAGTGCCAGGCGTTCCTGGATCTCTTCCGCCCTGATGCGCTCGGCGCCGAGCGGCTGCCGCTCGCCGCGCCGAAATCGCCGGGCTAG
- a CDS encoding GDP-L-fucose synthase, giving the protein MSGAGSPRFDLAGKRIWVAGHKGMVGSALMRRLASEGCTLLTVGRDQLDLRCQADVRAWFDANRPDAVILAAAKVGGIAANAAYPADFCFDNLAIQTNVIEGAWRAGARKLVFLASSAVYPQLAPQPMAEDLLLSGQPDPNHEGYALAKLAGIALVRGYRRQHGADFVTVLPTNLYGPGDNYHATSSHVVPAMLRKFHEAKLSAAETVTLWGTGTPMRELMHVDDMADACVRVLVAYSELSPINIGVGSDLTIRDLAETIRAIVGYDGRIVFDTSKPDGVPKKLLDTSRLQALGWRPRIDLKAGLRATYDWYVRHAAEARGS; this is encoded by the coding sequence ATGAGCGGCGCGGGCAGCCCTCGTTTTGATCTGGCGGGCAAGCGCATCTGGGTTGCCGGCCATAAGGGCATGGTCGGCTCAGCTCTGATGCGTCGCCTTGCCTCGGAAGGCTGTACACTTCTCACGGTCGGACGTGACCAGCTCGACCTTCGTTGCCAAGCCGATGTCCGGGCATGGTTCGACGCGAACCGGCCGGACGCGGTGATCCTGGCTGCGGCGAAGGTCGGCGGCATCGCCGCGAACGCGGCCTATCCCGCCGACTTCTGCTTCGACAACCTAGCGATTCAGACCAACGTCATCGAAGGCGCGTGGCGGGCCGGCGCTCGAAAACTCGTCTTTTTGGCATCCAGCGCCGTCTACCCGCAACTCGCGCCCCAGCCCATGGCCGAGGATCTGCTGCTTTCCGGCCAGCCCGACCCGAACCACGAGGGCTACGCGCTGGCGAAGCTGGCCGGCATCGCTCTAGTGCGCGGCTATCGCCGCCAGCACGGTGCCGACTTCGTCACTGTTCTGCCGACCAATCTCTACGGGCCGGGCGACAACTATCACGCCACGAGTTCGCACGTCGTGCCGGCCATGCTCCGCAAGTTTCACGAGGCGAAGCTGTCGGCGGCCGAAACCGTCACGCTGTGGGGCACGGGCACGCCGATGCGCGAGCTCATGCATGTCGACGACATGGCCGACGCTTGTGTCCGTGTTCTCGTCGCCTATAGCGAACTCTCGCCAATCAATATCGGTGTCGGCAGCGATCTCACGATTCGGGATTTAGCCGAGACAATTCGCGCCATCGTCGGCTATGACGGTCGCATCGTATTCGATACCTCCAAGCCGGACGGCGTGCCGAAAAAGTTGCTCGACACGAGCCGCTTGCAGGCGCTGGGCTGGAGGCCTCGCATCGATCTGAAGGCGGGATTGCGTGCGACCTATGACTGGTACGTTCGTCATGCCGCCGAAGCCAGGGGCTCCTGA
- a CDS encoding glycosyltransferase family 4 protein: MSKPRKIVVHDYAGHPFQVQLSRKLASRGHEVHHLYFSADKTPRGALQKTPSDPATFHVVPVDIKGEFKKYNLVARVRQEGEYGRAAAEVINRLAPDVLINANVPVEALRVIRQRCRTGGRSFVIWLQDILSVGVSKLAKEKLPVVGGLVGQYFLRTEKKTLNAADHIVCITPDFLSVLQDWKVDTGKCSVIENWAPIEEIHPFKGESSWRAEHGLVGKRIVLYSGTLGLKHNPGLLVAAAKALASDHRFDDVVLVVVAEGMGANLLKAEKDKHGLANLRLMGFQPYEKLSEILSQAEVLLAVIEKDAGIFSVPSKVLSYMCAGRPVLLSTPTDNLATKTVERAKAGTSVPPDDAEAFTRALLELLADPTGTAELGRNARAYAERTFDIETIADRFETIWS, from the coding sequence GTGTCCAAGCCCCGCAAGATCGTCGTGCACGATTACGCGGGGCATCCCTTCCAGGTGCAACTCAGCCGCAAGCTCGCCAGCCGCGGTCATGAGGTGCATCACCTCTATTTCTCGGCCGACAAAACCCCGCGGGGCGCCTTGCAGAAGACGCCCTCCGACCCCGCGACGTTCCACGTCGTTCCGGTCGACATCAAGGGCGAGTTCAAAAAGTACAACTTGGTCGCCCGCGTGCGCCAGGAGGGCGAGTACGGCCGTGCCGCTGCGGAGGTCATCAACCGGTTGGCGCCCGACGTCCTGATCAACGCCAACGTGCCGGTCGAGGCGCTGCGCGTGATCCGGCAGCGCTGCCGGACGGGCGGCCGCAGCTTCGTCATCTGGCTGCAGGACATTCTGAGCGTCGGGGTAAGCAAGCTCGCGAAGGAGAAGCTGCCGGTCGTGGGCGGGCTGGTCGGCCAGTATTTCCTGCGCACAGAGAAGAAGACGTTGAACGCGGCCGACCACATTGTCTGCATCACACCTGACTTCCTGTCGGTCCTGCAGGACTGGAAGGTGGATACGGGCAAGTGCTCCGTCATCGAGAACTGGGCTCCGATCGAGGAGATCCATCCGTTCAAAGGCGAGTCGTCCTGGCGCGCGGAGCACGGCCTCGTCGGCAAGCGGATCGTCCTCTACTCGGGAACGCTCGGCCTGAAGCACAACCCGGGCCTTCTGGTCGCCGCGGCCAAGGCTCTCGCGAGCGACCACCGCTTTGATGACGTCGTCCTGGTCGTTGTCGCCGAGGGCATGGGCGCCAACCTGCTGAAGGCCGAGAAGGACAAGCATGGTCTGGCAAACCTTCGGCTCATGGGCTTCCAGCCCTACGAAAAGCTCTCCGAAATCCTGTCGCAGGCGGAGGTGTTGCTGGCGGTCATCGAGAAGGATGCCGGCATCTTCTCCGTACCGTCCAAGGTGCTGAGCTATATGTGCGCGGGCCGGCCTGTCCTGCTGTCGACTCCAACCGACAACCTCGCGACCAAGACGGTCGAGCGCGCGAAGGCCGGCACGAGCGTGCCGCCGGACGATGCGGAGGCGTTCACCCGGGCCCTTCTTGAGTTGCTGGCGGATCCGACGGGCACCGCCGAGCTCGGCCGCAATGCCCGCGCCTATGCTGAGCGAACCTTCGACATCGAGACGATCGCCGATCGGTTCGAGACCATCTGGAGCTGA
- a CDS encoding NAD-dependent epimerase/dehydratase family protein — translation MKTALVCGGGGFIGHHLIKRLKREGFWVRGVDLKFPQFSETEADDFLIADLRDPGNCRAIVDRRFDEVYQLAADMGGAGFIFTGENDADIMHNSAIVNLNMLDACHKRHVSRVFYSSSACMYPEHNQLDAKAPVTREDSAYPANPDSEYGWEKLFSERLYLAYNRNFGMQCRVARYHNIFGPEGTWTGGREKAPAALCRKVAEAENGTSIEMWGDGEQTRSFLFVDECVEGTIRLTRSDFQGPVNIGSEEMVTINELAYLVMDVAGKQLDIDHIPGPLGVRGRNSHNELIKAKLGWAPNESLRDGIEKTYPWIEAQVNKLRGRNQYA, via the coding sequence ATGAAGACTGCCCTGGTTTGTGGAGGCGGCGGCTTTATCGGCCACCACCTTATCAAGCGGCTCAAGCGCGAGGGTTTCTGGGTCCGCGGCGTCGACCTCAAGTTCCCGCAGTTCAGCGAGACCGAGGCCGACGACTTCCTGATCGCCGACCTGCGTGATCCCGGCAATTGCCGCGCGATCGTTGATCGCCGGTTCGACGAGGTCTACCAGCTCGCCGCCGACATGGGCGGGGCGGGCTTCATCTTCACGGGCGAGAACGACGCCGACATCATGCACAACTCGGCGATCGTGAACCTGAACATGCTGGACGCCTGCCACAAGCGGCACGTCTCGCGCGTGTTCTACTCGTCGTCCGCATGCATGTATCCCGAGCACAACCAGCTCGACGCCAAGGCGCCGGTGACGCGCGAGGACAGCGCCTATCCCGCCAACCCCGACAGCGAGTACGGCTGGGAGAAGCTGTTCAGCGAGCGGCTCTACCTCGCCTACAACCGCAATTTCGGCATGCAGTGCCGGGTTGCCCGCTATCACAACATCTTCGGGCCGGAGGGCACCTGGACCGGCGGCCGCGAGAAGGCGCCGGCGGCGCTCTGCCGTAAGGTGGCCGAGGCGGAGAACGGCACCTCGATCGAGATGTGGGGCGACGGTGAGCAGACCCGTTCGTTCCTCTTCGTCGACGAATGCGTCGAGGGCACGATCCGGCTGACCCGTTCCGACTTCCAGGGGCCGGTGAACATCGGCTCCGAGGAAATGGTGACGATCAACGAGCTCGCCTACCTCGTCATGGATGTCGCCGGCAAGCAACTGGACATCGACCATATCCCGGGTCCGCTCGGCGTGCGCGGTCGCAACTCGCACAACGAGCTGATCAAGGCTAAGCTGGGCTGGGCGCCGAACGAGAGCCTGCGGGACGGTATCGAGAAGACCTATCCCTGGATCGAGGCGCAGGTGAACAAGCTCCGTGGCCGCAATCAGTACGCCTAA
- a CDS encoding polysaccharide pyruvyl transferase family protein has translation MMIEVKGIHFANQGAVLMLMATLQRLRQAFPQARFVIEPRAPYPDRARFGLYQKLWGKRLGIEIGTLGGMVPNSVRNKFGVVVDAEVDTILDLSGFAYSDSWGPAKIKNRMANHIGQWKRQGKQVILLPQALGPFENAAVREAFGAIVEHADLIFARDPQSLAYVEGAYGKRDNVKLGPDFSAIVSGYLPADRDRFRGRSCLIPNIRMMDKTSGDLSGRYVEEMAGALARMDKEGTRPFVLVHEGAEDYELAEKIVAASGTGTEIVHETDPLITKGILGTTAFLVGSRFHGLVNALCQGVPVLGIGWSHKYRMLLRDYDSEDLLVDPNKPAAGSLAAMLDPLLDADERGRRQARIVEAGRVQKDAIEAMWQEVIDRLKASSVDRRLSA, from the coding sequence ATGATGATCGAGGTCAAGGGCATCCATTTCGCCAATCAGGGCGCCGTCCTGATGCTCATGGCGACCTTGCAGCGCTTGCGGCAGGCGTTCCCTCAGGCGCGCTTCGTGATCGAGCCGCGCGCTCCCTATCCCGACCGGGCGCGGTTCGGCCTCTATCAGAAGCTCTGGGGCAAGCGGCTGGGCATCGAGATCGGCACGCTTGGAGGCATGGTGCCCAACAGCGTGCGCAACAAGTTCGGCGTCGTCGTCGACGCCGAGGTCGACACCATCCTTGACCTGTCCGGCTTCGCCTACAGCGACTCCTGGGGGCCGGCCAAGATCAAGAACCGCATGGCCAACCACATCGGCCAGTGGAAGCGCCAGGGCAAGCAGGTGATCCTGCTGCCGCAGGCGCTCGGCCCCTTCGAGAACGCGGCTGTCCGCGAGGCGTTCGGCGCGATCGTCGAGCACGCCGACCTGATCTTCGCGCGCGATCCCCAGTCGCTCGCCTATGTCGAGGGTGCCTACGGCAAGCGGGACAACGTCAAGCTCGGCCCGGACTTCAGCGCGATCGTCTCCGGCTATTTGCCGGCCGACCGCGACCGGTTCCGCGGGCGCAGCTGCCTGATTCCGAACATCCGGATGATGGACAAGACGTCGGGCGACCTGTCCGGGCGCTATGTCGAGGAGATGGCGGGCGCCCTGGCGCGCATGGACAAGGAGGGCACGCGGCCGTTCGTCCTGGTCCATGAGGGCGCCGAGGACTACGAGCTCGCGGAAAAGATCGTCGCCGCCTCGGGCACCGGCACCGAGATCGTGCACGAGACCGACCCCCTGATCACCAAGGGCATTCTCGGCACGACCGCGTTCCTGGTCGGCTCGCGCTTTCACGGCCTGGTCAACGCGCTGTGCCAGGGCGTGCCGGTCCTCGGCATCGGCTGGAGTCACAAATACCGCATGCTTCTGCGCGATTACGACAGCGAGGACCTTCTGGTCGACCCGAACAAGCCCGCCGCGGGATCGCTCGCCGCCATGCTCGACCCGCTGCTGGACGCCGACGAGCGCGGCCGGCGCCAGGCGCGGATCGTCGAGGCGGGCCGCGTTCAGAAGGACGCGATCGAGGCGATGTGGCAGGAGGTGATCGATCGTCTCAAGGCGTCGTCGGTGGACCGCCGCCTCAGCGCGTAG
- a CDS encoding nitroreductase family protein yields MTLFGDKTQDGRKWSTSSVWVRTLLNDPAAFFTRASGLLGRVLQRAQLMIWSRSPLLSSAYYGLLSRTFAREHFAVMQGRLSHRQNQITPGGSSLQLRRNVHRLEKGLIMRPRRPVFAADYIVPTVAAYARLVEGLPRNPEALPEVEWARDVLQTYFDAVGPHADIDRARARFGSIEVPVEAGQRTPYRRDLERPTPVAYDAMLELAQRRRSVRWYLQQPVPRDLIDQAVAVAAQAPSACNRQPFTFRVYDDPALVRQVAEVPMGTRGFAQNFPAIVVIVGQLRAYFNERDRHVIYVDASLAAMSFMFALETLGLSSCSINWPDQEPQESRMRELLNLEADERVVMLVSLGYPDPTGEVPYSGKKSIDLLRSYNRQ; encoded by the coding sequence ATGACGTTGTTCGGCGACAAGACGCAAGACGGCCGCAAGTGGTCGACATCCTCGGTCTGGGTCCGCACGCTCCTGAACGATCCCGCGGCGTTCTTCACGCGGGCGTCGGGCCTGCTCGGGCGCGTTCTTCAGCGCGCGCAGCTGATGATCTGGAGCCGGTCGCCACTGCTGAGCTCCGCCTATTACGGCCTGCTCTCGCGCACCTTCGCCCGCGAGCATTTCGCGGTCATGCAGGGCCGTCTCAGCCACCGTCAGAACCAGATCACGCCGGGCGGCAGCTCGCTGCAGCTGCGGCGTAACGTGCACCGGCTGGAGAAGGGCCTGATCATGCGGCCGCGCCGCCCGGTGTTCGCGGCCGACTACATCGTGCCCACGGTCGCCGCCTACGCCCGGCTGGTCGAGGGCCTGCCGCGCAACCCCGAGGCGCTGCCCGAGGTCGAGTGGGCCCGCGACGTGCTGCAGACCTATTTCGACGCGGTCGGGCCGCATGCGGATATCGATCGCGCCCGTGCCCGGTTCGGTTCGATCGAGGTGCCGGTCGAGGCCGGCCAGCGCACGCCCTACCGGCGCGATCTCGAGCGGCCGACGCCCGTCGCCTACGATGCCATGCTCGAGCTGGCGCAGCGGCGGCGTTCGGTGCGCTGGTACCTGCAGCAGCCCGTGCCACGCGACCTCATCGACCAGGCGGTCGCGGTCGCCGCTCAGGCGCCGTCGGCCTGCAACCGCCAGCCGTTCACGTTCCGCGTCTACGACGATCCCGCCCTTGTCCGCCAGGTCGCCGAGGTGCCGATGGGCACGCGCGGCTTCGCGCAGAACTTTCCGGCGATCGTCGTGATCGTCGGCCAGCTCCGGGCCTACTTCAACGAGCGCGACCGGCATGTGATCTATGTCGACGCGTCGCTCGCGGCCATGTCGTTCATGTTCGCGCTCGAGACGCTCGGGCTCAGTTCCTGCTCGATCAACTGGCCGGATCAAGAGCCACAGGAAAGCCGGATGCGCGAGCTCCTCAACCTTGAGGCCGATGAGCGCGTTGTCATGCTTGTCTCGCTGGGATATCCCGACCCCACCGGAGAGGTCCCCTATTCCGGGAAAAAGTCGATCGACCTCCTGAGGAGCTACAACCGGCAATGA
- a CDS encoding flippase: MRGRAGSFGAMARAAIQRSRKILANTGWMLGERVVQLVAGVFVGIWIARYLGPEQFGLLNYSVAFVALFLPLFSFGLNHIVTRELLKEPDKEGEIIGTAYALRLMMSLTTFGAIWLITSFMHGDAQTRMFIMIVAFASLFDTFAVLQYWFGARLAYRWITIANCSALLICSAVRIVLILVEAPLVWFVVATASDVALGGLFGLWAYLHLGNRLSSWSVTFGRAKRLLYYAWPLIFSSVLATINLKIDQVMIGDMLGDREVGIYSTAAKLSEIWYFVPIAIATSLMPSLIASRDRSAKEYGERLQLSLDILATIAYALAIFVAIFAHQIIYILYGPAYADAGLILSLHIWGGIFVFMRAILSKWLIIEDLLIYSLVTHGMGALLNVLLNLWAIPAYGILGATVATLISYAASSYLTLLFSPTTRAMAWKMTIALAAPVRLPIMLVRKL; the protein is encoded by the coding sequence ATGCGCGGTCGCGCCGGGTCGTTCGGCGCGATGGCGCGGGCGGCGATTCAGCGCAGCCGCAAGATTCTGGCGAATACCGGGTGGATGCTCGGCGAGCGTGTGGTCCAACTCGTTGCGGGTGTCTTCGTCGGCATCTGGATCGCCCGCTATCTCGGGCCCGAGCAGTTCGGCCTGCTGAACTATTCCGTCGCCTTCGTCGCCCTGTTCCTGCCGCTGTTCAGCTTCGGCCTGAACCACATCGTTACGCGCGAGCTTCTCAAGGAGCCCGACAAGGAAGGCGAGATCATCGGCACGGCCTACGCCCTGCGCCTGATGATGAGCCTGACGACGTTCGGCGCGATCTGGCTGATCACGTCGTTCATGCACGGCGACGCCCAGACGCGCATGTTCATCATGATCGTCGCGTTCGCGTCCCTGTTCGACACTTTCGCCGTCCTGCAATACTGGTTCGGCGCCCGGCTGGCCTATCGCTGGATCACGATCGCGAACTGCTCGGCGCTCTTGATCTGCTCGGCCGTGCGCATCGTTCTCATCCTGGTCGAGGCGCCGCTCGTCTGGTTCGTGGTCGCGACCGCGTCGGACGTCGCGTTGGGCGGGCTGTTCGGCCTGTGGGCGTATCTCCATCTCGGCAACCGCCTGTCGAGCTGGAGCGTGACCTTCGGGCGCGCGAAGCGGCTTCTTTACTACGCCTGGCCGCTGATCTTCTCGAGCGTGCTCGCCACGATCAACCTGAAGATCGACCAAGTGATGATCGGCGACATGCTGGGCGACCGCGAGGTCGGCATCTACTCGACCGCCGCCAAGCTGTCCGAGATCTGGTACTTCGTGCCGATCGCCATCGCGACGTCGCTGATGCCCAGCCTGATCGCCAGCCGGGACCGTTCGGCCAAGGAGTACGGCGAACGCCTGCAGCTCTCGCTCGACATCCTGGCGACCATCGCCTACGCGCTCGCCATCTTCGTCGCCATCTTCGCGCACCAGATCATCTACATCCTGTACGGGCCGGCCTATGCGGACGCGGGCCTGATCCTGTCGCTGCACATCTGGGGCGGGATCTTCGTCTTCATGCGCGCCATCCTCAGCAAGTGGCTGATCATCGAGGACCTGCTGATCTACTCGCTGGTGACGCACGGGATGGGCGCGCTGCTCAATGTCCTGCTCAATCTCTGGGCGATCCCCGCCTACGGCATCCTGGGCGCGACCGTGGCCACGCTCATCTCGTACGCGGCCTCGTCCTACCTGACGCTGCTGTTCAGCCCGACGACGCGGGCGATGGCGTGGAAGATGACGATTGCCCTGGCGGCGCCGGTGCGCCTGCCCATCATGCTGGTCCGGAAACTGTGA